A part of Nitrospira sp. genomic DNA contains:
- a CDS encoding alpha/beta hydrolase translates to MNMQPFELIGADGKRIKGDRADGATRQILFITGFLSKRWGNKSKALAQWCQEKGWGFCCYDVRGFGDSEGQFTDYTLSDWIADARTVVKSIEAGPPVTIVGNSLGSWIAWLVAKEFPSVEELILIAPAFNMMGERAKTIPQERLHDWHTAGWMPWDDDPIHRDWPLSWTWVEQSEQYWAKTCDITRHVKTTILHGEQDIVISPDGSRRFADELRRRDPSFPLDLRLIPGDHRLSSPEHLELFRRLVMRET, encoded by the coding sequence ATGAACATGCAGCCTTTCGAGCTGATCGGTGCAGACGGGAAACGGATCAAAGGTGATCGTGCTGATGGGGCAACCCGGCAGATTCTCTTCATCACGGGGTTTCTGTCCAAGCGCTGGGGCAATAAGAGTAAGGCGCTGGCGCAATGGTGTCAGGAGAAGGGGTGGGGGTTTTGTTGTTACGATGTGCGAGGGTTTGGCGATTCCGAAGGCCAGTTCACGGACTACACCCTTTCGGATTGGATTGCCGATGCACGGACAGTGGTGAAGTCGATCGAGGCTGGGCCACCCGTTACCATCGTAGGCAATTCACTTGGCAGTTGGATTGCCTGGCTGGTCGCAAAGGAGTTTCCCAGCGTGGAAGAACTCATCTTGATCGCGCCGGCATTTAACATGATGGGTGAGCGAGCCAAGACCATCCCCCAGGAACGGCTCCACGACTGGCATACTGCCGGATGGATGCCGTGGGACGATGATCCTATACATCGGGATTGGCCCTTGTCCTGGACGTGGGTGGAGCAAAGCGAACAGTACTGGGCCAAGACATGTGATATCACCCGTCACGTCAAGACGACTATTCTTCACGGAGAGCAGGATATTGTCATTTCCCCGGATGGAAGCCGGCGGTTTGCCGATGAACTGCGTCGTCGCGATCCCAGTTTTCCACTTGATCTCAGACTGATTCCAGGCGACCATCGGTTGAGTAGTCCTGAACATCTGGAGCTCTTTCGCCGATTGGTCATGAGGGAGACATAA
- a CDS encoding NADH:ubiquinone reductase (Na(+)-transporting) subunit B — translation MAGMKRYLDRLRPLFAKGGQYEKYYPVFEMVDGFFYSSPETTHHAPHVRDGIDLKRLMVYVVVALIPCILWSWFNTGYQANLALAKIGMAKTGWRYDLLATLHIGFDAGSILANTVHGFLYFLPIYLVTLIVGGIWETVFSTVRQKEINEGFLVTSMLFTLTLPPNMPLWMVAIGISFGVVLGKEIFGGTGKNFLNPALTARAFLFFAYPAEISGDRVWVAVDGYSGATALSLGKVGGVEEIIRGGTTWWDAFLGLMPGSMGETSTLACLLGAAFLIYTGVASWRIIVGCFVGMVGASLLFNMIGSETNPMVAMPWYWHLVLGGFAFGAVFMATDPVSAAMTSAGRWAFGILIGAMTVLIRVANPAFPEGVMLTILFANVFAPLIDYTVIQLNIRRRLRRHVRA, via the coding sequence ATGGCAGGTATGAAACGCTATCTCGATCGTCTCCGGCCCCTGTTTGCCAAGGGAGGCCAGTATGAAAAGTACTATCCCGTGTTCGAGATGGTCGATGGGTTCTTCTATTCCTCTCCCGAAACCACGCACCACGCGCCGCATGTGCGAGATGGCATCGATCTGAAACGATTGATGGTGTATGTGGTGGTGGCGCTGATTCCCTGCATCCTGTGGAGCTGGTTCAACACAGGCTATCAGGCGAATCTGGCCCTCGCCAAAATAGGGATGGCCAAGACAGGCTGGCGGTACGACCTGCTGGCAACGCTCCATATCGGGTTTGATGCCGGCAGTATTCTGGCCAATACGGTCCATGGCTTCTTGTACTTTTTGCCGATCTATCTGGTGACCTTGATCGTCGGCGGTATCTGGGAAACGGTCTTCTCCACGGTGCGCCAGAAAGAAATCAATGAAGGTTTCCTGGTCACCTCGATGCTCTTCACGCTGACACTGCCACCCAATATGCCTCTCTGGATGGTCGCCATCGGGATCAGCTTCGGCGTGGTCCTCGGCAAAGAAATCTTCGGCGGGACCGGCAAGAATTTTCTCAATCCCGCCCTAACCGCGCGGGCGTTTCTGTTTTTCGCCTATCCCGCCGAAATCTCCGGTGATCGGGTGTGGGTGGCGGTGGATGGCTATTCCGGTGCGACCGCGCTCAGCCTGGGGAAAGTGGGCGGCGTCGAGGAGATCATCCGCGGGGGCACGACCTGGTGGGATGCCTTTCTCGGCCTGATGCCCGGCTCTATGGGGGAAACCTCCACTCTGGCCTGTCTGCTCGGCGCAGCATTCCTGATCTATACAGGGGTCGCTTCCTGGCGCATTATCGTCGGGTGCTTTGTAGGAATGGTCGGAGCTTCGCTCCTGTTCAATATGATCGGCAGCGAGACCAATCCTATGGTGGCGATGCCCTGGTACTGGCACCTGGTGCTGGGCGGGTTTGCCTTCGGCGCGGTCTTCATGGCCACTGACCCCGTGTCGGCCGCCATGACGAGTGCCGGGCGCTGGGCCTTCGGTATTCTGATCGGGGCGATGACCGTGCTGATCCGCGTGGCGAATCCCGCGTTTCCTGAAGGCGTGATGCTCACGATTTTGTTTGCTAATGTATTCGCACCCCTGATTGATTATACGGTCATTCAGCTAAATATCCGACGGAGGCTACGCCGCCATGTCCGCGCCTGA
- a CDS encoding HEPN domain-containing protein translates to MTASPPREEIQKEFLRGEQALRAAQLLLQQLLLQDALSRSYYAILHAARAALLAEGVTVTSHRGVRRLFGQHLIKAGKLPASLAEVLADEQDDRILADYDVLFEPELDRVQKRVADAEEFLAAVKTFLAQANMLR, encoded by the coding sequence ATGACGGCGTCGCCTCCGCGCGAAGAAATCCAGAAAGAATTTCTACGGGGAGAACAGGCGCTTCGGGCTGCTCAACTGCTTCTCCAGCAACTCCTGCTTCAAGATGCTCTTTCCCGATCCTACTACGCCATTCTCCACGCTGCTCGTGCCGCATTGCTGGCTGAGGGCGTCACGGTGACCTCCCATCGTGGTGTCCGCCGGTTGTTTGGCCAACATTTGATCAAAGCAGGCAAGTTGCCGGCATCTCTGGCTGAAGTTTTGGCCGATGAACAAGACGACCGAATCCTCGCCGATTATGATGTGCTCTTCGAGCCCGAGCTCGATCGGGTCCAGAAACGCGTCGCTGACGCGGAAGAGTTTCTCGCCGCTGTCAAAACATTTCTGGCACAAGCGAACATGTTGCGTTGA
- a CDS encoding NADH:ubiquinone reductase (Na(+)-transporting) subunit D: MSYQHNKIIFEPIVDNNPVILQVLGICSALAVTSKLSTTITMCLALTIVTACSNAAISLVRNHTPSSIRIIVQMTIISSLVIVTDQFIKAYAFTISKDLSVFVGLIITNCIVMGRAEAYAMKHPPLPSFLDGLGNGLGYSALLMVVGVIRELLGSGSLFGYPILPLDRDGGWYVPNGLLLLPPSAFFLIGMIIWVVRSWKPAQVEQPDYQIYHAPRPEVAS, from the coding sequence ATGTCATACCAACACAACAAAATAATCTTCGAACCGATCGTCGATAATAACCCGGTCATCCTCCAGGTTCTCGGAATTTGCTCGGCATTGGCCGTGACATCGAAGCTCTCCACCACGATCACCATGTGCCTCGCGCTAACCATCGTGACCGCCTGCTCCAATGCCGCCATTAGTCTGGTCCGCAATCATACCCCGAGCAGCATCCGCATCATTGTGCAGATGACGATTATTTCGTCGCTGGTCATCGTCACCGATCAGTTCATCAAAGCCTATGCATTCACCATCAGCAAAGACCTGTCGGTCTTCGTCGGGTTGATCATCACCAATTGTATCGTCATGGGACGCGCGGAAGCCTACGCGATGAAACATCCCCCACTCCCCAGCTTCCTTGATGGACTTGGCAACGGTCTCGGCTATAGCGCGCTCCTCATGGTCGTCGGGGTCATACGCGAATTGTTGGGGTCCGGTTCCCTGTTTGGGTATCCGATCCTTCCTCTTGATCGGGATGGTGGATGGTATGTGCCGAACGGCCTGCTGCTCCTGCCCCCGAGTGCGTTTTTCCTGATCGGCATGATCATTTGGGTGGTGCGTTCCTGGAAGCCGGCACAAGTCGAACAACCAGACTACCAGATCTATCACGCGCCTCGTCCGGAGGTGGCCTCATGA
- a CDS encoding Na(+)-translocating NADH-quinone reductase subunit A, with amino-acid sequence MMIRIKKGLDVPISGKPEQLVHVAKPVRHVGVLGVDHVDLKPAMLVAEGDKVKLGQALFEHKKLPGVRITAPGAGTVRAIHRGAQRLLQSVVIRLDDTEDEETFASYPVDQLASLTDTQVVDNLLASGLWVALRARPYSKIADPTTRPAAIFVTAMDSNPLAANPVPLITAEAESFGHGLTVMSRLGTMPLWVCTSPAAELPLPQGIGHIRQASFEGPHPAGLPGTHIHFLEPVDVSKVVWHLNYQEVIAIGKLFTSGRLSTTRIVALGGPHVKQPRLLQTRLGACIEELIEGEVQDGESRVISGSILSGRHAASWSSYLGRHHLQISVIPEGVERTFMGWFTPGRNTFSQSNVMLSSLFRYRREEFGLTTGLNGGLRAMVPFGNFEDIMPLDILPTQLLRYLMVGDTDMAQQLGCMELDEEDLALCSFVCVGKNDYGPVLRNVLSQIEKEG; translated from the coding sequence ATGATGATCAGAATTAAAAAGGGACTGGATGTGCCGATCAGTGGGAAGCCTGAGCAGCTGGTCCATGTCGCCAAACCTGTCCGCCACGTTGGCGTGCTCGGCGTGGATCATGTTGATCTTAAGCCCGCCATGCTCGTCGCCGAAGGGGACAAGGTGAAGCTCGGCCAAGCATTGTTCGAGCACAAGAAGTTACCCGGCGTGCGCATCACGGCCCCGGGTGCCGGCACAGTGCGTGCGATCCACCGTGGAGCGCAACGCCTGCTCCAGTCGGTCGTCATCCGGCTCGACGACACCGAAGACGAGGAGACCTTTGCATCCTACCCTGTCGACCAACTGGCCAGCCTGACCGACACGCAGGTGGTGGACAATCTCTTGGCATCAGGTCTGTGGGTGGCCTTACGTGCGCGTCCTTATAGCAAGATCGCCGACCCGACCACACGTCCGGCGGCCATCTTCGTGACGGCGATGGATAGCAACCCGCTGGCCGCCAATCCTGTTCCACTTATTACAGCGGAGGCCGAGTCCTTCGGCCATGGCCTGACAGTGATGTCGCGCCTGGGCACCATGCCGCTGTGGGTGTGCACGTCGCCGGCAGCTGAACTGCCGTTACCACAGGGGATAGGCCACATACGCCAGGCCAGTTTTGAAGGCCCTCACCCGGCCGGTCTGCCGGGGACGCATATTCACTTTCTCGAACCGGTCGACGTCAGCAAGGTGGTCTGGCACCTCAACTACCAAGAGGTGATCGCGATCGGCAAGCTGTTTACCAGCGGCCGCTTATCGACCACGCGCATCGTCGCGCTAGGCGGACCTCACGTGAAACAGCCGCGCCTGTTGCAGACCAGGCTCGGCGCCTGTATCGAGGAGTTGATCGAGGGTGAGGTTCAAGACGGTGAGAGCCGCGTCATCTCCGGCTCGATCTTGTCGGGGCGTCACGCAGCGAGCTGGTCGTCCTATCTGGGGCGCCATCACCTTCAGATATCCGTGATTCCGGAAGGGGTCGAACGAACGTTCATGGGCTGGTTCACACCTGGGCGGAACACATTCTCCCAGAGTAACGTCATGCTATCGAGTCTCTTCCGTTACCGACGGGAAGAGTTTGGGTTGACCACCGGGCTCAACGGAGGTCTACGCGCCATGGTGCCCTTCGGCAACTTCGAAGATATCATGCCGCTGGACATCCTCCCGACGCAGTTGCTGCGCTACCTCATGGTGGGCGACACTGACATGGCGCAACAGTTGGGCTGCATGGAACTGGATGAGGAAGACCTCGCATTATGCTCCTTTGTGTGTGTCGGCAAAAACGACTACGGCCCGGTGCTGCGGAACGTGTTGAGCCAGATTGAGAAAGAAGGCTGA
- the nqrE gene encoding NADH:ubiquinone reductase (Na(+)-transporting) subunit E, translated as MIDLVNLFIKAVFVENLALTFFLGMCTFLAVSKKIGTALGLGIAVVVVQSLTIPINNLIYQFLIRDRALAWAGLPEISLDFLGLITYISVIAAVVQVLEMFLDRYVPSLYNSLGIFLPLITVNCAILGGCLFMVERDYNFSESVTYGVGSGVGWALAIVAMAGVREKLKYSDIPEGLQGLGVTFITAGLMALGFMAFSGIQL; from the coding sequence ATGATTGACCTGGTGAATTTATTTATCAAAGCGGTCTTCGTCGAGAATCTTGCACTGACGTTTTTTCTCGGCATGTGCACATTTCTGGCTGTCTCGAAAAAAATCGGTACGGCGCTCGGACTTGGCATCGCGGTGGTCGTCGTTCAAAGTCTGACCATCCCGATTAATAATCTGATCTACCAGTTTCTGATCCGTGATCGCGCGCTGGCCTGGGCAGGGCTCCCTGAGATCAGTCTGGATTTCTTGGGGCTCATCACCTACATCAGCGTCATTGCGGCGGTCGTCCAGGTCCTGGAAATGTTTCTTGATCGATACGTCCCCTCACTCTACAACTCGCTGGGGATCTTTTTGCCGCTGATTACGGTCAACTGCGCCATCCTCGGAGGCTGTCTGTTTATGGTCGAACGCGACTATAACTTTAGTGAGAGCGTCACCTATGGCGTGGGCTCCGGTGTCGGATGGGCGCTCGCGATCGTGGCGATGGCAGGGGTACGTGAGAAGCTCAAGTATTCCGACATACCAGAAGGCTTACAGGGACTGGGTGTCACCTTCATCACCGCTGGGTTAATGGCACTCGGGTTCATGGCCTTTTCTGGAATTCAACTCTGA
- a CDS encoding type II toxin-antitoxin system HipA family toxin, producing the protein MARRRTHAPLRVLLNNRLVGQLSKASTGAIEFQYDPQWLEWEHALPVSLSLPLREDAYRGEVVAAVFENLLPDSDVLKRRVAERVGAAGTDAYSLLAAIGRDCIGAMQFMAVDIADEEDTTTIKGDPITGAAIEILLRGLSQFPLGLSRDETFRISVAGAQEKTALLRHKGRWWKPTGTTPTTHIFKKQIGQLPNGLDLSDSVENEFYCLRLAEAFGLPVAKAEMHTFGDTKALVIERFDRRWTKDKRLLRLPQEDCCQALSVPPTRKYQSEGGPGVVQILNLLKGSDQPTADRITVLKAQMFFWLIGATDGHAKNFSIFLGPGGSVHLTPLYDVLTAQPSFEKKQIDRRQMRLAMSVGTNRHYRIGEIQGRHFVQTGKAASLAESVVLATIQEMAETAKRALQKVENTLPTDFPPALHESVSKGMMDRLDFLVIGTGGKGG; encoded by the coding sequence ATGGCACGCCGTCGTACCCATGCGCCGTTGCGCGTGCTCCTGAACAACCGGCTAGTCGGCCAACTCAGCAAAGCATCCACCGGCGCGATCGAGTTTCAGTATGACCCACAGTGGTTGGAGTGGGAGCACGCGCTGCCAGTCTCGTTGTCACTTCCATTGCGGGAGGATGCGTATAGAGGAGAGGTGGTTGCGGCGGTGTTCGAGAATCTCTTGCCGGACTCCGACGTGCTGAAGCGGCGTGTCGCCGAAAGAGTGGGGGCAGCGGGAACAGATGCCTATAGTCTGCTCGCCGCCATTGGCCGGGATTGCATCGGGGCGATGCAATTCATGGCGGTCGATATTGCCGATGAAGAGGATACCACCACGATCAAGGGAGACCCTATCACCGGAGCAGCGATCGAAATACTGCTCCGTGGCCTTTCGCAATTCCCGTTGGGGTTAAGCCGTGACGAGACATTCCGGATTTCTGTAGCTGGGGCGCAGGAAAAAACTGCATTACTGCGACACAAAGGTCGGTGGTGGAAACCAACGGGTACGACGCCCACGACACATATCTTCAAAAAACAGATCGGACAGCTGCCCAATGGCCTCGACCTCTCGGACAGTGTCGAGAATGAGTTCTACTGCCTCAGACTGGCGGAAGCGTTCGGCTTGCCGGTCGCCAAGGCAGAGATGCACACATTCGGCGACACCAAGGCACTGGTTATCGAGCGGTTTGACCGGCGGTGGACGAAGGACAAGCGCCTTCTGCGCCTACCCCAGGAGGATTGTTGCCAGGCGTTGTCCGTTCCGCCGACAAGGAAATATCAGAGTGAGGGAGGGCCGGGAGTCGTCCAGATTCTGAACCTGCTGAAAGGGAGCGATCAGCCGACGGCCGATCGGATCACCGTGCTGAAAGCACAAATGTTCTTCTGGCTCATCGGCGCAACGGATGGCCATGCGAAGAATTTCAGCATCTTTCTTGGGCCTGGCGGCAGCGTTCATCTCACACCGCTCTACGATGTGTTGACCGCTCAACCGAGCTTTGAGAAGAAGCAGATCGACCGCAGGCAGATGAGGCTCGCCATGTCGGTCGGTACCAACCGCCACTACCGGATCGGTGAGATCCAGGGACGACATTTCGTCCAGACGGGAAAGGCGGCGAGCCTGGCGGAATCGGTGGTTCTGGCCACAATCCAAGAAATGGCGGAGACGGCGAAACGTGCGCTTCAGAAAGTCGAGAACACATTGCCGACGGATTTCCCGCCGGCGCTGCATGAGTCGGTCAGCAAGGGCATGATGGATCGCTTAGACTTTCTAGTAATCGGAACTGGGGGTAAGGGCGGCTGA
- a CDS encoding TIR domain-containing protein, producing MPTVFLSYSRTDLPLIEQLEAQLKSHSEIAIWRDQEKIYGEQKWPKVLGEAIAD from the coding sequence ATGCCGACTGTCTTCCTGAGCTATTCCCGCACGGATCTGCCGCTCATCGAGCAGCTGGAGGCACAGCTCAAGTCACATTCTGAGATTGCCATCTGGCGCGACCAAGAGAAGATTTACGGCGAGCAGAAGTGGCCGAAGGTGCTGGGCGAAGCCATTGCGGATTAA
- a CDS encoding helix-turn-helix domain-containing protein codes for MGDFARDPRQIGNLIRRIRKKQGLSQTQLGEKAGLRQETISLIETGNPSTTVETILSVLAALDLEFRMVSRSKGRAADIEEIF; via the coding sequence ATGGGCGATTTTGCACGAGATCCAAGACAGATCGGAAACCTGATCAGGCGGATCAGGAAGAAGCAGGGACTCAGTCAAACGCAATTGGGAGAAAAGGCTGGTCTTCGACAAGAGACGATCTCCCTGATCGAGACGGGGAATCCGTCGACAACGGTGGAAACTATCCTGAGTGTTCTCGCTGCGCTCGATCTGGAATTTCGAATGGTCTCGCGCTCCAAAGGCCGGGCGGCTGATATTGAGGAGATCTTCTGA
- a CDS encoding YdiU family protein, with protein sequence MTQRTVETLSFDNTYARMPQAFYSRVNPTPFHAPPYLIHTNSAAAELIDLDPEQCTRPEFSALFGGSSLAPGMEPLAMLYSGHQFGVYVPQLGDGRAILLGEATNERGERWDLHLKGAGMTPFSRDGDGRAVLRSTIREYLCCAAMQGLGIPTTQALCLVGSDDKVYREQIETGAMVVRMAPSHVRFGTFEVFYYRKQHEHLKTLADYVIEHHFPHLRDDGDKYAWFFTDVVERTARLIAQWQAVGWAHGVMNTDNMSILGLTLDYGPYGFMDEYDAGFICNHSDHNGRYAFNQQPYIGLWNLSCLAQALVPLVEKAVLKAGLETYQPLFDQEYQRQMRAKLGLVDAQPEDDELIRNFMGLLQGSHADYTIVFRELSAFSTAEDATNDRLREHFLSRDRFHEWAARYRDRLRSERSHDDDRRERMNRVNPMYVLRNYLAQTAIENAQHKDFSEIARLFTLLQEPFKDQPGMDAYALPPPNWGKHLSVSCSS encoded by the coding sequence ATGACGCAGCGCACCGTGGAAACCCTCTCCTTCGACAATACCTATGCTCGGATGCCACAAGCCTTTTACTCGCGAGTGAACCCCACTCCCTTTCATGCTCCACCGTATCTCATTCACACCAATTCAGCCGCCGCCGAGCTGATCGATCTCGACCCAGAACAATGTACGAGGCCAGAATTCTCAGCGCTCTTTGGTGGGAGTTCATTGGCGCCTGGCATGGAGCCGTTGGCCATGCTGTATTCCGGCCATCAGTTCGGTGTCTATGTTCCGCAACTTGGTGACGGACGTGCGATCCTGCTTGGGGAGGCAACGAACGAACGAGGAGAACGGTGGGATCTGCACCTGAAAGGGGCGGGGATGACACCGTTCTCACGCGATGGAGACGGCCGGGCGGTGCTGCGCTCGACGATCCGTGAGTATCTCTGCTGCGCGGCCATGCAGGGGCTCGGCATCCCGACGACGCAGGCACTCTGTCTCGTCGGCAGTGACGACAAGGTCTATCGCGAACAGATCGAGACTGGCGCGATGGTGGTCCGCATGGCGCCGTCACATGTCCGCTTCGGTACATTCGAGGTCTTCTACTACCGAAAGCAACATGAGCATCTGAAAACGCTGGCCGACTATGTGATCGAGCACCACTTTCCACATCTTCGTGATGATGGCGACAAGTACGCCTGGTTCTTTACCGATGTTGTTGAGCGCACTGCACGGTTGATCGCTCAATGGCAGGCCGTTGGTTGGGCACATGGGGTCATGAATACCGACAATATGTCGATCCTCGGCCTGACGCTGGACTATGGGCCGTACGGCTTCATGGATGAGTACGACGCCGGCTTCATCTGTAATCACTCAGACCACAACGGCCGCTATGCCTTCAATCAGCAGCCCTACATCGGGCTCTGGAATCTGAGCTGCTTGGCACAAGCCTTGGTGCCATTGGTGGAAAAAGCTGTGTTGAAAGCAGGCCTGGAGACCTATCAGCCCCTCTTTGATCAGGAATATCAGAGGCAGATGCGGGCGAAACTCGGATTGGTCGACGCGCAGCCGGAAGACGACGAACTCATTCGCAACTTCATGGGCTTGCTCCAGGGCAGCCATGCGGATTACACAATCGTATTCAGGGAATTGAGCGCGTTTTCCACTGCGGAAGACGCAACGAACGACAGACTGCGAGAACACTTCCTCAGCCGTGATCGGTTTCACGAGTGGGCCGCGCGCTATCGAGATCGCCTGCGGAGTGAACGCAGCCATGACGACGACCGGCGTGAGAGGATGAATCGTGTGAATCCCATGTATGTGCTGCGCAACTATCTTGCTCAGACCGCGATTGAGAACGCACAACACAAGGACTTCTCCGAGATCGCCCGCCTCTTCACGCTGCTGCAAGAGCCCTTCAAGGACCAGCCTGGCATGGACGCCTACGCCCTTCCGCCACCCAACTGGGGGAAACATCTCTCTGTGAGTTGCTCGTCCTAG
- a CDS encoding nucleotidyltransferase domain-containing protein produces the protein MEPIAEQPIIKEFKRRVEARFPGELVRLVLFGSKARGEATPESDVDLLAVIQSDNWRLGDEIRSVGYALELEHGVVLSIQVISRNHYERLRTSGTQFFHVLEQEGVVV, from the coding sequence GTGGAGCCTATCGCTGAACAACCAATCATCAAAGAATTCAAGCGACGAGTTGAAGCGCGGTTCCCTGGGGAACTGGTCCGTTTGGTTCTCTTTGGATCAAAAGCCAGGGGTGAGGCGACACCTGAATCGGACGTGGATCTTCTCGCGGTGATTCAGTCGGATAACTGGCGGCTCGGCGACGAAATTCGCAGCGTGGGCTATGCACTCGAATTGGAACATGGAGTCGTCTTGTCGATTCAAGTGATCAGCCGGAACCATTATGAACGGCTTCGCACCAGCGGGACACAGTTTTTCCATGTTTTGGAGCAAGAGGGCGTCGTGGTATGA
- a CDS encoding Na(+)-translocating NADH-quinone reductase subunit C — protein sequence MSAPESDSAVSTAPVESASRTLLVTLVLCLACSVVVAGAAVLLRPIQESNQKADLIRNVLAVSGLLKEGLTEEQALKRIDARMVELATGDEVKGIDPDTFNIVKAGKDPAISTELTRREDVAGIRREPRYLPIYRIVSANGEFKKLILPVYGYGLWSTMYGFLALEEDLRTVQGLRFYQHAETPGLGGEIDNPKWRAQWTGKVLFDENWKVQVEVTKVAIDSSTPEAQHQVDALAGATITSRGVENLLKFWLSDKGYGPYLSRLRQERS from the coding sequence ATGTCCGCGCCTGAATCCGATTCCGCCGTCTCCACTGCGCCAGTCGAAAGTGCGAGCAGGACACTGTTGGTGACGCTTGTCCTCTGTCTGGCCTGCTCGGTGGTAGTCGCTGGTGCGGCGGTGCTCCTTCGCCCCATTCAGGAATCGAATCAGAAGGCCGACCTCATACGGAATGTGCTTGCGGTCTCCGGCCTGCTCAAGGAAGGACTGACGGAAGAACAAGCGCTCAAACGAATCGACGCCCGCATGGTCGAACTGGCGACCGGTGACGAGGTGAAGGGGATCGATCCTGACACCTTTAATATCGTCAAGGCCGGAAAGGATCCTGCGATCTCTACCGAGCTCACTCGCCGAGAGGATGTGGCGGGGATCAGGCGCGAACCACGCTATTTGCCGATCTATCGGATTGTCAGCGCCAACGGCGAGTTCAAGAAACTGATCCTACCGGTGTATGGCTATGGACTGTGGTCCACGATGTACGGGTTTCTCGCGCTGGAGGAGGATCTGCGAACGGTTCAGGGCCTCCGCTTCTATCAGCATGCCGAGACTCCGGGACTCGGTGGAGAGATCGACAATCCCAAGTGGCGAGCACAATGGACAGGCAAAGTCCTCTTCGACGAGAACTGGAAGGTTCAGGTTGAAGTGACGAAGGTCGCAATTGACAGTTCCACCCCCGAGGCTCAACATCAGGTCGACGCACTCGCCGGGGCCACCATCACCTCGCGAGGTGTTGAGAATTTGCTGAAGTTCTGGCTGAGCGACAAGGGGTACGGGCCGTATCTATCCCGTTTGCGACAGGAAAGGAGCTAA
- a CDS encoding DNA-binding protein, translating to MKTVILDVRSPSDAIADFSHAWKSRKAQRSARISFATPELLWQVLTAKRWELLKALCGVGPISIREAARRVHRDVKAVHGDITALLSAGLLIRAQGGGVEFPYEAVKVEFVLQAA from the coding sequence ATGAAAACCGTCATCCTTGATGTTCGCTCTCCCTCCGATGCAATCGCCGACTTTTCACACGCGTGGAAGTCCCGAAAAGCGCAACGCTCCGCGCGTATTAGCTTTGCCACTCCCGAGTTGCTGTGGCAAGTGCTCACGGCCAAGCGCTGGGAATTACTCAAAGCACTATGCGGAGTCGGGCCAATCTCTATTCGCGAGGCTGCCCGTCGAGTGCACCGAGATGTGAAAGCCGTCCATGGTGATATCACGGCCCTCCTCTCGGCCGGACTGCTGATCCGCGCACAAGGTGGTGGCGTGGAGTTTCCCTATGAGGCCGTCAAGGTCGAGTTTGTGCTCCAGGCTGCATGA